Genomic segment of Pseudomonadota bacterium:
CTTCCACGCCGTCACGCTCGATGCCCGCCGCCGCGTCGGCCACCTCGCGCATGCGCTCGCGCTCGCGCTCGAAGCTCTCGAAATCGGTGAAGCGCTCAACGTCGACGAGACGCAGCAGCCCGAACTCGGTGGCGAGCCCCTCGCGCGCGGGCGTGGCGGTGAGCAGCAGCAGGCCGTTGGCTCGCTGCGAGAGCATCTCGATGATCTGGTAGGCCCGGTGCTCTCGTGACTGTGCGCTTCCCAGCGCGGTCGAGGGGTTCGCGCTCTCTGCCTGCCAGCGCAGATGATGGGCCTCATCGACGATGAGCAGATCGTAGTCGGCCGCCAGCGCCTGTTCGAGACGCTTGCGCGAGCGGATGAGCAGGTCGATGCCCACGATGGCCCGCGGCGAGAGGTCGAAGGGCGAGGCCCCGCCATCGGCGGATTCGTCGAGCTCGTCGCACCGCTCTTCAGACAGAACCGAGAACATCTCGTTGAACTTGCGGAACATCTCGGCCATCCACTGGTGAACGAGCGAAGGCGGCGTCACCACGAGAACCCGCTGCGCGCGCCCGAGGGCCCGCAGCGCAGAGAACACGAGCCCCGCCTCGATGGTCTTTCCGAGCCCCACCTCGTCGGCCAGCAGCACCCGAGGCACCTCCTGGCGGGCGATCTTTCGCGCGATGTAGAGCTGATGCCCCAGCGGACGGATGCGCGCCCCCACAAGGCCGCGTGTGTCGCCGCTGAGATAGGCCTGTCGCAGCTGCCAGCCCTGCACCCGCAGCGGATAGTCGGTGAACGGGGCGAGCTGACCGGTCTGCAGCTTGTCGACCGCCTCAGACGCGGGAATCACGTCGTCGAGCTCGCTCTCCCGCGCCTTCATGCCCTCCCCCGTGTACACGAGCAGGCCATCCTTGGCGCGAAGGATCTTCTCGACCTTGAAGCGCCGCCCGTCGCGAAGACGCGCCCGCTGGCCGGGGCGCAGGCGCATGCGCTTGATGGGCGCGGTGCGGATGTTGTAGACGCGGATCTCGCCGGTGGAACCAAAATGGATGCGCACGTTGCGCTGGTCGACGATATCGACCACGCTGCCGAGGCCGAGTCCGAGCTCGGCCTCGTTCACCACGCGGTGGCCCGGGATCCAGCTGGCGGTGCGCGCAGGCGCTGCGGCAACGACGCGGGGGGATTTGCTGTCGTCAGAAGGGTGAGCAGTCATGATGTGGGCGGCGAGGTTCACGAGGCGGCACCACGGTCCCTGCCGACTCGCCCACGCGCGGTCAGCGCGCCAGGGCCGCCAGCACCTCGCCGCGACACTCGCCGAACCCGATGGAGACAAATCCCTCGCGCGCGCAACGCCCCCGCATGATGACCTCGTCGCCGTCGAGCAGGAAGCGCCGCTCCTCGCCACTGGGCAGAGCGAGGGGCTCGCTGCCGCGCCAGGTGAGCTCGAGCAGGCATCCACGCTCGCTCTTCTCCGGCCCCGACACGGTACCGCTGCCCAGCAGGTCGCCGGGACGCATGTTGCACCCATTGCTCACGTGATGGGCGAGCATCTGCCCCATGGTCCAGTAGAGGTTCTTGAAGTTGCTGCCGCTGATGACGGCGGGCGCCTGTCCCGCGTCTCGCATCGCTCGGGTCGAGAGCGCCACCTCGAGGGCGATGTCGACTGCCCCGGCGCTCGCGTCGCGCGGCCCGTCGAGGTGCGGAAGGGGTGCGGGATCGCCTTCCGCGCGGGCGAAGCGCGGCGCGCGAAAGGGTGCCAGGGCATCAAGGGTCACCAACCACGGCGAGATGCTCGTGGCGAAGCTCTTGGCGAGGAAGGGCCCGAGGGGCTGATACTCCCACTTCTGCAGGTCGCGCGCCGACCAGTCGTTGAGCAGGCACAGCCCGAAGATGTGATCTTCGGCCTGCGCCAGCGAGAACGGCTCGCCGAGCGCGTTGCCCTGCCCGACGAAGACGCCCACCTCGAGTTCGTAGTCGAGGGTGCGGCACACCGTGAAGGCCGGGGCTTCGGCGCCATCGGCTAGGGTCTGTCCCCAGGGGCGCCGCACCGGCGTGGAGCTTACCACCACTGACGACGCGCGTCCATGATAGCCCACGGGGATGTACTTGTAGTTGGGCATGAGCGGGTTGTCTGGTCGCAGCATGCGCCCCACGTTGGTGGCGTGGTGAATCGATGCGTAGAAATCGGTGTAGTCGCCGATGGCCGCCGGCAGCGCCAGGCGCGCCGCAAGGCGGTCAACGAGAATCGTGTCGGCCAGCGCGGCCGCCTTCTCGTTACCCGATTCGAGAATGCGATGCGCCAGTCCGCGCACCGCCTTTGCGGCCGGTCGGCCCAGCGCCATGAGCCAGCCCA
This window contains:
- the fahA gene encoding fumarylacetoacetase, which codes for MNELDITHDPALRSWVSSANTPTTDFPLQNLPFGVFEGETGRRIGIAIGDGILDLTAAHGRGLLSGLDPEVVDACLAPSLGWLMALGRPAAKAVRGLAHRILESGNEKAAALADTILVDRLAARLALPAAIGDYTDFYASIHHATNVGRMLRPDNPLMPNYKYIPVGYHGRASSVVVSSTPVRRPWGQTLADGAEAPAFTVCRTLDYELEVGVFVGQGNALGEPFSLAQAEDHIFGLCLLNDWSARDLQKWEYQPLGPFLAKSFATSISPWLVTLDALAPFRAPRFARAEGDPAPLPHLDGPRDASAGAVDIALEVALSTRAMRDAGQAPAVISGSNFKNLYWTMGQMLAHHVSNGCNMRPGDLLGSGTVSGPEKSERGCLLELTWRGSEPLALPSGEERRFLLDGDEVIMRGRCAREGFVSIGFGECRGEVLAALAR